Proteins co-encoded in one Campylobacter concisus genomic window:
- a CDS encoding DHH family phosphoesterase has product MKIYHLSHTDLDGYGAQYITNFYFKDVKFLNSNYGREIDDKFAQILSEIDASNDDKNVILITDLNLSLAQCESFEEMIDGKNIKLFLLDHHQSGAECASGYPWYFLDSSRCATKITYDFFAGIFGKNKELEIFSDVVNAVDIWLKDDKNFEMGKVCLGLVANAKEINKVMFEAENNLYMDHLLKEASKFFNEKNDYIGLDMQVHAIKKSFFKEDKDDTLSNLISNYVVKKLSENKEKFSITYKDHKGILTYNVGNVSVIGNDFLVANPEFDFFIDVTNKKTLSFRANGKLDVSAMAKHLVGGGGHVNASGGLFANFKDGFSYEPIKAQIIDLITKKTQEDI; this is encoded by the coding sequence ATGAAAATTTATCACCTCTCACACACCGATCTTGACGGATACGGCGCGCAATACATAACAAATTTTTACTTCAAAGATGTGAAATTTCTAAACTCAAACTACGGCAGAGAGATAGATGATAAATTTGCTCAAATTCTATCTGAGATAGATGCCTCAAACGATGATAAAAACGTCATTTTAATCACCGATCTAAATTTAAGTTTAGCTCAGTGTGAGAGCTTTGAGGAGATGATAGATGGTAAAAATATAAAGCTATTTTTGCTAGATCATCACCAAAGCGGTGCCGAGTGCGCGAGCGGCTATCCTTGGTATTTTTTAGATAGTTCAAGGTGCGCCACAAAGATCACTTACGACTTTTTTGCGGGCATTTTTGGCAAAAACAAAGAGCTTGAAATTTTTAGTGATGTCGTAAATGCCGTGGATATCTGGCTAAAAGATGATAAAAATTTCGAGATGGGCAAGGTCTGCTTGGGGCTTGTGGCAAATGCTAAAGAGATAAATAAGGTGATGTTTGAAGCTGAAAACAACCTCTATATGGATCATCTTTTAAAAGAAGCGAGCAAATTTTTTAACGAGAAAAACGACTACATAGGCCTTGATATGCAGGTGCATGCTATTAAAAAGTCATTTTTCAAAGAGGATAAAGACGATACGCTAAGCAATCTAATCTCAAACTACGTCGTAAAAAAACTTAGTGAAAATAAAGAGAAATTTAGCATCACTTATAAAGATCATAAAGGAATTTTAACCTACAATGTCGGCAACGTTTCTGTTATCGGCAACGACTTTTTGGTGGCAAATCCTGAATTTGACTTCTTTATCGACGTGACAAATAAAAAAACGCTAAGCTTTCGTGCAAATGGCAAGCTTGACGTTAGCGCCATGGCAAAACACCTAGTTGGCGGCGGCGGACACGTCAATGCAAGCGGCGGACTATTTGCAAATTTCAAAGATGGCTTTAGCTACGAGCCGATTAAAGCCCAGATAATCGATCTAATAACCAAAAAAACACAGGAGGATATATGA
- the flhA gene encoding flagellar biosynthesis protein FlhA → MAKQKNNILTLVAPFLAPIVKFKSLSIVGIIVAILAIIIVPLPSAVLDFFLALSISISVLIILISIYVPKPTDLSTFPTLILIVTLFRLSLNIATTRMILSEGHNGPEAVSEIISSFGNFVVGGNFVIGTIVFCILVLINFMVVTKGSTRVSEVQARFTLDAMPGKQMAIDADLNAGLIDEKTARERRQAIIGEANFYGAMDGSSKFIKGDAVAGIIITIINIIGGFAIGSFQHGLDMATSAQYYTILTIGDGLVSQIPGLITSTATAIIITRASKDDEDFAEGTLNQLLGDYKTLLIVGFILFMFALVPGLPTLSLGFIAVLFLGLGYIIKQTKDGGLNLSLAPKDKTASKKAGAAMQSGAGAAASGATTKVPKKSDEEIAREEETKINDILKLEILELDLGYGLLKLADVDLIERIRAMRRNIASSLGFLMPKIRIRDNLQLPPNEYRFKLKGIIIGQGEIYADKFLAMDSGLVSEDIEGIPTKEPAFGLDALWIDASVKEDAILSGYTIVDPASVISTHMSELIKQNAAELLTRQETQNLLDKLKIDYPVVVEDTLRIAPINLIQKVLKTLLKDNIPIKDLLSILEAISDIAEVSKNLDMIIEHVRAALSRVITSLYVDEKGQLNFYILDTAAQQKLMDAVQYKDGAYHLMINVAQTSSIVQALRREKEKRPMSQHGEMVLCVEPSLRKFIANICVNFAIDIVVLSFAEISANTPFETVGVIEIENL, encoded by the coding sequence TTGGCAAAGCAAAAAAATAATATCTTAACTCTTGTTGCGCCGTTTCTTGCGCCAATTGTTAAGTTTAAAAGTCTTAGCATCGTTGGTATCATTGTTGCCATCCTTGCTATCATTATCGTACCGCTTCCAAGCGCGGTGCTTGACTTTTTCCTGGCACTTTCTATTTCTATTTCTGTGCTTATAATCTTAATTTCGATTTATGTGCCAAAACCAACCGATCTTAGTACATTTCCGACACTGATCCTTATTGTTACGCTTTTTCGCCTCTCGCTAAACATCGCAACCACGCGTATGATCTTAAGCGAAGGTCACAATGGCCCAGAAGCGGTCAGCGAGATCATCTCAAGTTTTGGAAATTTCGTAGTTGGCGGCAACTTTGTCATCGGCACCATCGTCTTTTGTATCTTGGTTCTCATAAATTTTATGGTCGTAACAAAGGGCTCAACCCGTGTAAGTGAAGTGCAAGCGCGTTTTACACTTGATGCGATGCCAGGTAAGCAAATGGCGATAGATGCGGACCTAAATGCAGGCCTGATTGACGAAAAAACAGCGCGCGAAAGACGTCAAGCCATCATCGGCGAAGCAAATTTTTATGGCGCGATGGATGGTTCGTCTAAATTTATAAAAGGTGATGCCGTCGCTGGCATCATCATCACTATCATTAATATCATCGGTGGCTTTGCTATCGGCTCGTTTCAGCACGGCCTTGATATGGCGACATCGGCTCAGTATTATACGATTCTAACCATCGGCGATGGACTTGTGAGCCAGATCCCAGGGCTTATCACATCAACAGCGACTGCCATCATCATTACAAGGGCTAGCAAGGACGATGAGGACTTTGCAGAAGGTACGTTAAATCAGCTATTAGGGGATTATAAAACCTTGCTGATAGTGGGCTTCATACTATTTATGTTTGCCCTTGTCCCTGGACTTCCGACTCTTTCTCTTGGCTTTATCGCAGTGTTATTTCTAGGGCTTGGCTACATCATCAAGCAGACCAAAGATGGTGGGCTAAATTTAAGCCTTGCACCAAAAGATAAAACAGCTTCTAAAAAAGCTGGAGCCGCTATGCAAAGCGGAGCAGGAGCAGCTGCTAGTGGCGCCACTACTAAGGTGCCAAAGAAGAGCGACGAAGAGATCGCAAGAGAAGAAGAGACTAAGATAAACGACATCTTAAAGCTTGAAATTTTAGAGCTTGACCTAGGATATGGTCTGCTAAAGCTAGCTGATGTGGATCTCATTGAGAGGATTCGCGCCATGAGGCGAAACATCGCTTCAAGTCTTGGCTTTTTGATGCCAAAGATAAGGATCCGCGACAACCTTCAGCTACCACCAAACGAGTACCGCTTCAAGCTAAAAGGTATCATCATTGGTCAGGGTGAAATTTATGCGGATAAATTTCTAGCGATGGATAGCGGACTAGTGAGCGAAGATATCGAAGGTATTCCGACAAAAGAGCCAGCTTTTGGGCTAGACGCTCTTTGGATCGATGCTAGCGTCAAAGAGGACGCCATACTTAGCGGATATACGATAGTTGATCCTGCAAGCGTCATCTCAACGCACATGAGCGAGCTTATCAAGCAAAATGCAGCCGAGCTTTTAACTCGCCAAGAGACGCAAAATTTACTAGACAAACTAAAGATCGACTACCCAGTCGTGGTCGAGGATACGTTAAGGATCGCACCTATAAATTTGATCCAAAAGGTCTTAAAAACACTGCTTAAAGACAATATCCCGATCAAAGACCTACTTAGCATACTTGAAGCCATCAGCGACATCGCAGAGGTTAGTAAAAATTTAGACATGATCATCGAGCACGTGCGTGCAGCGCTTTCACGCGTCATCACCTCGCTTTATGTAGATGAAAAGGGACAGCTAAATTTCTACATCCTAGACACCGCCGCACAGCAAAAGCTAATGGACGCGGTGCAGTATAAAGACGGCGCCTATCACCTGATGATAAACGTGGCGCAGACATCATCTATCGTGCAGGCGCTAAGGCGTGAAAAAGAGAAGCGACCGATGAGCCAGCACGGAGAAATGGTGCTTTGCGTGGAGCCAAGCTTGCGCAAATTTATAGCAAATATCTGCGTAAATTTCGCCATCGATATAGTGGTACTAAGCTTTGCTGAGATCTCGGCAAATACGCCATTTGAAACAGTTGGCGTCATAGAAATAGAAAATTTATAA
- a CDS encoding RrF2 family transcriptional regulator yields the protein MLFTKASEYALLSLILISQKSSPVDVDTISNELKISKSFLAKILQNLAKDGILKSFKGANGGFALNNEPENLSIKKIIECAEKRELNVFECSSSADGCPSNKASSCQIWSMFSGLQSKIDEMLDAIKLSDIVKK from the coding sequence ATGCTTTTTACAAAGGCAAGCGAATACGCTCTACTTTCACTTATTTTAATATCTCAAAAATCATCTCCAGTTGATGTTGATACGATCTCAAATGAACTTAAAATTTCAAAAAGCTTTTTAGCCAAAATTTTACAAAATCTTGCAAAAGATGGAATTTTAAAGTCGTTTAAAGGGGCAAATGGCGGTTTCGCGCTAAATAACGAACCTGAAAATTTAAGCATAAAAAAGATAATAGAGTGCGCTGAAAAACGTGAACTTAACGTCTTTGAGTGCTCATCTTCTGCAGATGGCTGCCCATCAAATAAAGCCTCAAGCTGTCAAATTTGGTCGATGTTTAGCGGCCTTCAAAGCAAGATCGACGAGATGCTTGATGCGATAAAACTAAGTGATATCGTTAAGAAGTAA
- the rpsO gene encoding 30S ribosomal protein S15, translating to MALDSAKKAQIVAKFARKEGDTGSPEVQIALLTARITELTEHLKIFKKDFSSRLGLLKLVGQRKRLLKYLKNKDYTTYSKLISELGLRDK from the coding sequence ATGGCTTTGGATTCGGCTAAAAAAGCTCAAATAGTTGCGAAATTCGCTAGAAAAGAGGGAGATACAGGCTCTCCAGAAGTTCAAATAGCTCTTTTAACAGCTAGAATAACTGAACTTACAGAACACCTTAAAATTTTCAAAAAAGACTTTTCATCACGTTTAGGTCTTTTGAAACTAGTTGGTCAAAGAAAAAGACTTTTAAAGTATCTTAAAAATAAAGACTACACTACATATTCAAAACTAATCTCCGAGCTTGGCTTAAGAGATAAATAA
- a CDS encoding molybdopterin oxidoreductase family protein: protein MMKEGKVICPYCGTGCQVTLHVENNVVRAATGVEDNPVNQGNLCLKGFYGWDYVASPDRLTKPLIRKKNGVFSKDGEFEEASWDEALDLVVEKMKEAKEKYGPDSLAGNFSARCTLEDNYVAQKLMRAVIGTNNVDHCARIUHAPTVAGLAKTIGNGAATNSFTEIGTYSNCILMIGSNPENGHPIAAMHIQRALNRGAKLIVIDPIKTEFASRADIHLQLEPEHNIPVINALLYTIIEEGLVNEEFVRDHTIGIEYVKEAVKDYAPEVVAKYTRLNPEDIRAAARMYATTKPAVITHGMGVTHFNHGVGGVCDVSNLFLITGNICELGTGDLPLRGQENVQGCCDMGVLPNIFPNLGSVTDPEQRAWFEKMWHLEPGFLSSKIGVHKTEVPDAILDGKVHFFWTIGENPVISEPNTNHFLKGIAHVDFYVVQDLFLTETSLKADVILPGVASSEKEGLYTNAERRVQHNEAVITPPGDARQDWWIVCEIARRLGATEGFNFNSPEEIWEEVRKCDPRRYGGMSYYRIKKYHGLHWPCPNEDDMGGQSLYLDKKFFTPDGKGRFVPCLFVDKADKIESAKLEFAKKMNMSPEYPIMAGSVDEKTDDEYPIQLLTTRKVYQYTVGTMTRRSRAIEEGGDSIGPIAEMNPALAARYGLKQGDFIKAWSRYGYIVVKAEVTDIVPDGIIQMTFHYWESSCNELTSSGWDYISKTPTFKAAIQIKKIDEEEFLRVRELKRIKFQTSKIIYDDFHHHGNAAINE, encoded by the coding sequence ATGATGAAAGAAGGCAAAGTCATCTGTCCTTATTGCGGGACAGGCTGTCAAGTAACCTTGCACGTGGAAAACAACGTCGTTCGTGCCGCCACTGGCGTCGAAGACAATCCAGTCAATCAAGGAAATTTATGTTTAAAAGGCTTTTATGGCTGGGACTACGTTGCAAGTCCGGACAGACTTACAAAACCGCTTATTAGAAAGAAAAATGGTGTCTTTTCAAAGGATGGTGAATTTGAAGAGGCTAGCTGGGACGAGGCACTTGACCTTGTCGTAGAAAAGATGAAAGAGGCAAAAGAGAAATACGGCCCTGACTCACTAGCAGGTAACTTCTCAGCACGCTGTACATTAGAGGACAACTACGTCGCTCAAAAGCTAATGCGTGCAGTCATAGGTACAAACAACGTCGATCACTGCGCTAGAATTTGACACGCTCCGACAGTAGCAGGACTTGCTAAAACAATCGGAAACGGAGCTGCCACAAATAGCTTTACAGAGATTGGCACTTATAGTAACTGTATATTAATGATAGGCTCAAACCCAGAAAATGGTCACCCAATAGCAGCTATGCACATCCAAAGAGCACTAAACCGCGGTGCAAAGCTAATCGTCATTGACCCTATCAAGACTGAGTTTGCAAGCAGAGCCGACATCCACTTACAACTAGAGCCTGAGCACAACATCCCAGTTATAAACGCGCTTCTTTACACTATCATCGAAGAAGGCCTTGTAAATGAAGAATTTGTAAGAGATCACACAATCGGCATTGAGTACGTCAAAGAGGCTGTAAAAGACTATGCTCCAGAGGTCGTGGCTAAATATACAAGGCTAAATCCAGAGGATATCAGAGCGGCTGCTAGAATGTACGCTACCACAAAGCCAGCTGTCATCACTCACGGTATGGGCGTAACTCACTTTAACCACGGCGTTGGCGGAGTTTGCGATGTGTCAAATTTATTCTTGATCACCGGCAACATCTGTGAGCTTGGTACAGGCGACTTACCACTAAGAGGTCAAGAGAACGTTCAAGGTTGCTGTGATATGGGCGTTTTACCAAATATTTTCCCAAATCTTGGCTCAGTAACTGATCCAGAGCAAAGAGCTTGGTTTGAAAAAATGTGGCACCTAGAACCTGGATTTTTGAGCTCAAAAATAGGCGTTCACAAAACCGAAGTGCCTGATGCGATACTTGATGGCAAAGTGCATTTCTTCTGGACTATCGGCGAAAATCCGGTCATCTCTGAGCCAAATACAAACCACTTCTTAAAAGGTATCGCTCATGTTGATTTCTACGTCGTACAAGATCTATTCTTAACCGAGACTTCACTAAAAGCTGACGTCATACTTCCTGGTGTTGCAAGTAGCGAGAAAGAAGGACTTTATACAAACGCAGAGCGCCGCGTACAACACAATGAAGCAGTCATCACACCTCCAGGAGATGCTAGACAAGACTGGTGGATCGTTTGCGAGATCGCACGCCGTTTAGGTGCAACAGAGGGCTTTAACTTCAACTCACCAGAAGAAATTTGGGAAGAAGTTAGAAAATGCGACCCAAGACGATATGGCGGTATGAGTTATTACCGTATCAAAAAGTATCACGGACTTCACTGGCCATGTCCAAACGAAGATGATATGGGCGGTCAGAGCCTCTATCTTGATAAGAAATTTTTCACACCTGATGGCAAGGGTCGTTTTGTGCCATGCCTCTTTGTGGATAAGGCCGATAAGATCGAGAGCGCAAAACTTGAGTTTGCTAAGAAGATGAATATGTCGCCTGAGTATCCTATCATGGCTGGCTCAGTCGATGAAAAGACTGACGATGAGTATCCGATACAGCTTCTAACCACTAGAAAAGTCTATCAATACACCGTTGGCACTATGACAAGACGCTCACGAGCGATCGAAGAGGGTGGAGATAGTATCGGACCTATCGCCGAGATGAATCCAGCACTTGCAGCAAGATATGGCTTAAAACAAGGCGACTTCATCAAAGCATGGAGTAGATACGGCTATATCGTCGTAAAAGCTGAAGTAACAGACATCGTGCCTGATGGCATCATTCAGATGACTTTCCACTACTGGGAGAGCTCTTGCAATGAGCTAACAAGCAGTGGCTGGGACTACATCAGTAAGACTCCGACATTTAAAGCAGCTATTCAGATCAAAAAGATCGATGAAGAAGAATTTTTACGAGTTCGCGAACTAAAACGCATAAAATTCCAAACTTCAAAGATCATCTACGATGACTTCCACCACCACGGAAACGCAGCTATAAATGAGTAA
- the cmoA gene encoding carboxy-S-adenosyl-L-methionine synthase CmoA has product MRDEIFKEPISKQFEFDDFVASVFDDMISRSVPFYDVSSNLNAKLLAKILPKDARVCDLGCSTANSLLLLNNLRNDLVLSGVDNSEAMLANAKNKAKAYGANIKFLLDDILKCELVGFDAVLANYTLQFIRPPKRADLVQKIYNGLNENGVFLFSEKIIFEDKKLTKSVIEIYEDYKQAQGYSRYEIAQKREALENVLVPYTEEENRSLALNAGFKRVESTFKWGNFMSFLAFK; this is encoded by the coding sequence ATGAGAGATGAAATTTTTAAGGAGCCTATAAGCAAGCAGTTTGAGTTTGACGACTTTGTGGCAAGCGTTTTTGACGATATGATCTCACGCTCGGTGCCATTTTATGATGTGAGCTCAAATCTAAATGCAAAGCTGCTAGCTAAAATTTTGCCAAAAGATGCAAGAGTATGCGACCTTGGCTGCTCGACGGCAAATAGCTTGCTTTTGCTAAATAACCTTAGAAACGACCTCGTGCTAAGCGGCGTGGATAACTCTGAAGCTATGCTTGCAAATGCCAAAAATAAGGCAAAAGCTTATGGAGCAAATATAAAATTTTTGCTTGATGATATTTTAAAGTGTGAGTTAGTGGGCTTTGACGCAGTTTTGGCAAACTATACTTTGCAGTTTATAAGACCACCAAAAAGGGCTGATCTAGTGCAAAAAATTTATAACGGACTAAATGAAAATGGAGTTTTTTTGTTTAGTGAAAAGATCATCTTTGAAGATAAAAAGCTTACTAAAAGCGTCATAGAAATTTATGAAGACTACAAGCAGGCGCAAGGCTACTCACGCTATGAGATCGCCCAAAAAAGAGAGGCGCTTGAAAATGTGCTGGTGCCATACACCGAAGAAGAAAATAGAAGCTTAGCCCTAAATGCTGGCTTTAAGCGAGTCGAGAGCACATTTAAATGGGGAAATTTTATGAGCTTTTTGGCATTTAAATAA
- a CDS encoding bifunctional riboflavin kinase/FAD synthetase has translation MPNFSTLLTKDNITAVAIGHFDGVHRGHKQLLKQLGEFGGLVVIDKNKANITPKLKRAEYSNYPCFLYDFDTIKGLSGEEFIALLKHDFKNLKKIVVGFDFRFGRNRAWDKHDLKRIFDGEVVVVDEVCYDGMGVHSSAIRELIRQGNIEEANRLIGREYSIEGNVIKGQGIGAKELVATLNLEIKSYLLPREGVYATRTRMGSYTYGSVTFIGNRLSTDGNFSVETHILDEVAPKVAKHVAVCFIKRLRDNKKFNTLEELKEQIKCDINGARACVGVCDLFFGETMRYFDGYGAGI, from the coding sequence ATGCCGAATTTTTCTACACTTTTAACAAAAGATAATATCACTGCCGTTGCGATCGGGCATTTTGACGGCGTGCATAGAGGACACAAACAGCTTTTAAAGCAGCTAGGCGAGTTTGGCGGACTTGTCGTGATCGATAAAAATAAAGCCAACATCACGCCAAAGCTAAAGCGAGCGGAGTACTCAAACTACCCTTGCTTTTTGTATGATTTTGACACCATTAAAGGGCTTAGCGGTGAGGAATTTATCGCGCTACTAAAACATGATTTTAAAAATTTAAAAAAGATCGTTGTTGGCTTTGATTTTAGATTTGGTAGAAACAGAGCGTGGGACAAGCACGATCTGAAAAGAATTTTTGATGGTGAGGTTGTTGTCGTTGATGAGGTTTGTTATGACGGCATGGGCGTGCATAGCTCGGCCATTAGGGAGCTGATACGTCAGGGCAACATCGAAGAGGCAAACAGGCTAATAGGCAGGGAGTACTCAATCGAGGGCAACGTGATAAAAGGGCAGGGCATCGGTGCAAAGGAGCTGGTTGCTACGCTAAATTTAGAGATCAAAAGCTATCTTTTGCCGCGCGAGGGCGTCTATGCGACAAGAACGAGGATGGGCTCATACACCTATGGCTCGGTCACTTTTATAGGCAACAGGCTTAGCACAGATGGAAATTTTAGCGTCGAGACACACATCTTAGACGAGGTCGCGCCAAAAGTAGCGAAGCATGTCGCGGTTTGTTTTATAAAACGCTTGCGAGATAATAAAAAATTTAACACACTTGAAGAGCTAAAAGAACAGATCAAATGCGATATAAACGGAGCTAGAGCTTGTGTTGGCGTGTGCGATCTCTTTTTTGGAGAGACGATGAGATACTTTGATGGATACGGAGCTGGCATATGA
- the tlyA gene encoding 23S rRNA (cytidine-2'-O)-methyltransferase TlyA: MRFDNYVASVLNISRNKASELIKSGKVLTNGEICTKVSSEVSEAKISLLDEIYVGRGALKLNSFLETVKFDLTGKNALDIGSSTGGFMQILLERGVKSVTGVDVGTDQLDASLRSDERVKIYEKTDVREFAKQEQDKFDLITCDVSFISLAEILPAIGELASENSLIITLFKPQFEVGVGVKRNKKGVVTDMKAINLAMKRFEVMANGLGFKMIACKECEVKGKEGNAEFFYTFNKR; encoded by the coding sequence TTGAGGTTTGATAACTACGTCGCAAGCGTTTTAAACATAAGTAGAAACAAGGCGAGCGAGCTTATAAAATCTGGCAAGGTGCTAACAAACGGCGAAATTTGCACCAAGGTTTCAAGCGAGGTTAGCGAGGCTAAAATTTCACTGCTTGATGAAATTTACGTTGGGCGAGGAGCTTTGAAGCTAAATAGCTTTTTGGAGACGGTGAAATTTGATCTAACTGGCAAAAATGCGCTTGATATCGGCAGCTCAACTGGTGGCTTTATGCAAATTTTACTTGAGCGTGGTGTAAAAAGCGTAACTGGTGTGGATGTTGGAACTGATCAACTTGACGCTAGCTTAAGAAGCGATGAGCGAGTGAAAATTTATGAAAAAACTGACGTCAGAGAGTTTGCCAAGCAAGAGCAAGATAAATTTGATCTAATAACTTGCGATGTAAGCTTTATCTCTTTGGCTGAAATTTTGCCAGCCATAGGCGAGCTTGCAAGCGAAAATTCGCTCATCATCACGCTTTTTAAACCGCAGTTTGAAGTGGGTGTTGGCGTAAAACGAAATAAAAAAGGCGTCGTCACTGATATGAAAGCTATAAATTTAGCGATGAAGAGATTTGAAGTGATGGCTAATGGCCTAGGATTTAAAATGATAGCTTGCAAAGAGTGCGAAGTAAAAGGGAAAGAGGGAAATGCCGAATTTTTCTACACTTTTAACAAAAGATAA
- the ligA gene encoding NAD-dependent DNA ligase LigA, with the protein MTKQEYEKAVETLNAWAKAYYDEDEPLASDEEYDALYHAVLDYEQTNPSEISIFSPTKRVGGTVKEGFSKANHIKRMWSMEDIFDLGELDAWLKRGDKENLTFVAEPKFDGASLNLLYENGVLVRAITRGDGVTGEDVTQNAKTINSVLKSIDYKGLIEIRGEVVIKKEDFELLNAERAKNGEAPLSNPRNAAAGSLRQLDSAVTAKRKLLFIPWGVGEQSLGLKDHSEIMKFVRDLGFERDDFFKILKKDELEAAYNELLANRDSKSVMMDGMVIRVNDLARCEELGYTVKFPKFMVAFKFPAIEKVTRLKDVALQVGRSGVVTPVGVLDEVNIDGANVKSATLHNFDEIERLGVMKNDYIGIIRSGDVIPKITKVFKDRRDGSEQAIDRPKFCPVCGSHLLDEGVFVKCQNLSCRARVVGSIIHYASKKCLNIDGLGDAIVNLLFDKGLISCIKDIYGLKFDDLIVLDGFKEKKVNNLLNAIEASKGAELARFITGLGCEHIGEVAAKKLASSFGLGWLDASFDELTSLEGFGTEMANSLIDFAEVNRAEILDLSQIVQPSVMQVQSISNALSGKTVVITGTLSRPRDEIKAELESFGAKVSGSVSKKTDFVLAGEEAGSKLEKANELGVPVIDESEYERLKLEV; encoded by the coding sequence ATGACAAAACAAGAGTATGAAAAAGCGGTAGAGACGCTAAATGCGTGGGCAAAGGCCTACTACGACGAGGATGAGCCACTTGCAAGTGACGAGGAGTATGACGCGCTATATCACGCTGTGCTTGATTATGAGCAGACAAATCCAAGCGAAATTTCTATCTTTTCACCTACAAAACGCGTGGGCGGCACCGTAAAAGAGGGCTTTAGCAAGGCTAATCACATCAAACGCATGTGGAGTATGGAAGATATTTTTGATCTAGGTGAGCTTGATGCGTGGCTAAAGCGTGGTGATAAAGAGAATTTGACCTTTGTGGCTGAGCCAAAATTTGACGGAGCGAGCTTAAATTTGCTTTACGAAAACGGCGTTTTGGTTAGGGCGATAACTAGAGGTGATGGCGTTACAGGCGAAGACGTGACGCAAAATGCAAAGACGATAAATTCTGTTTTAAAGAGCATTGATTACAAAGGGCTGATTGAAATCAGGGGCGAGGTCGTTATAAAAAAAGAAGATTTTGAGCTTCTAAATGCAGAGCGCGCAAAAAATGGCGAGGCGCCGCTTTCAAATCCTAGAAATGCAGCTGCCGGAAGCCTAAGACAGCTTGATAGCGCAGTCACTGCTAAAAGAAAGCTGCTTTTCATACCGTGGGGTGTAGGCGAGCAGAGCCTTGGGCTAAAAGATCACAGCGAGATTATGAAATTTGTGCGTGATCTTGGTTTTGAAAGAGATGATTTTTTCAAAATTTTAAAAAAAGATGAGCTCGAGGCTGCGTATAATGAGCTTTTGGCAAATCGTGACTCAAAGAGTGTGATGATGGATGGTATGGTGATACGCGTAAATGACCTTGCACGCTGCGAAGAGCTGGGCTATACGGTCAAATTTCCAAAATTTATGGTGGCGTTTAAATTTCCAGCTATTGAAAAGGTGACTAGGCTAAAAGATGTCGCGCTTCAGGTTGGCAGAAGCGGCGTAGTAACACCTGTTGGCGTGCTTGATGAGGTAAATATTGATGGTGCAAATGTAAAATCCGCCACGCTTCATAACTTTGATGAAATAGAGCGCCTTGGCGTTATGAAAAACGACTACATCGGCATCATCCGCTCAGGAGATGTGATACCAAAGATCACAAAAGTTTTTAAAGATAGGCGAGATGGCAGTGAGCAAGCGATTGATAGGCCTAAATTTTGCCCAGTTTGCGGCTCGCACCTGCTTGATGAAGGGGTCTTTGTAAAGTGTCAAAATTTAAGCTGCAGGGCAAGAGTGGTTGGCTCTATCATTCACTACGCATCGAAAAAATGCCTAAACATAGACGGCCTTGGCGATGCGATCGTAAATTTGCTATTTGATAAGGGACTGATCTCTTGCATAAAAGACATTTATGGCCTTAAATTTGATGATCTCATTGTGCTTGATGGTTTTAAAGAGAAAAAGGTAAATAACCTTTTAAATGCCATTGAAGCTAGCAAAGGTGCGGAGCTAGCGCGCTTTATCACGGGGCTTGGTTGCGAGCACATCGGCGAGGTAGCAGCTAAAAAGCTTGCAAGTAGTTTTGGGCTAGGCTGGCTTGATGCTAGTTTTGATGAGCTAACCTCGCTTGAGGGCTTTGGCACGGAGATGGCAAATAGCTTGATAGATTTTGCCGAGGTAAATAGAGCAGAAATTTTAGACCTTAGCCAGATCGTGCAGCCAAGCGTGATGCAGGTGCAGAGCATCTCAAATGCGCTAAGTGGCAAAACGGTCGTCATAACTGGCACGCTAAGTCGCCCAAGGGATGAGATAAAGGCGGAGCTTGAGAGTTTTGGCGCAAAGGTTTCTGGCTCAGTTTCTAAAAAAACGGACTTCGTGCTAGCTGGCGAGGAGGCTGGCAGTAAGCTAGAAAAAGCAAATGAGCTAGGCGTGCCGGTGATCGATGAGAGCGAATATGAGAGGCTAAAACTTGAGGTTTGA